The genome window TAGACAGATCTTCCGCCTTTGCAGGAGGACATCCATCGTTAAATTGATGTGGCCGTTGCCAGTTGTAATAATCCATCAGGTAATAGCTCACATCACGCATTGCTTCACTTAAGTTGCTGTAGCCCAGTCTTGGCAACCATTCAGCCTTAAAGCTCCGAAACAACCGCTCCATTGGCGCATTATCCCAACAGTTACCACGGCGGCTCATGCTTTGAGTTATGCGGTAGCGCCATAACCGTTGTCGGTATTTTCGAGAGCTGTATTGGCTACCCTGATCACTGTGGAATAACACATTCTGTGGTTTACCCCGCGACTCATAAGCCATATCCAGTGCTTTTACGGCCAAGTCAGCATCCGGCCTGGCCGACATAGCCCATCCAACCACACGGCGGGTATATAAATCCAGTACCGCAGCCAGGTAATGCCAACGATTACCTGTCCATATATAGGTAATGTCTCCACACCAGACTTGATTCGCTCGGTCAGGCTCAAATTCCCGATTAAGCACATTGGGTATATCAGGCCGCTCAACGGTCGCCTGCTTATAGGCATGGGGGCCGGGCTGTTTGCAAATCAGTCCCAGCTCAGACATCAGTCGTCTGACCTTGAAGCGGCCAATCTCTATCGCTTCGTCCCGTAGCATGCCGACAATGGTGCGACTACCGGCGCTGCCCCGGATTTTTGTAAATAATTCATTCACCTTGGAACGTAGTTGCAGGCGCTTCACATCAGGCTGTGTCCGGCATTTCTGCCTGTCATAAAAGCTACTCAGGCCAACACCAAACAGTGGGCAAAGCAGGCTCAGCTTACCGTGCTCTCTCAATTGCTCTATCAGCGTGTAGAGCCGAGCTCGTCCGACATCAAGAGAGCGGTAGCCTTTTTTAATATGGTTTTTTCCTGCTCCAGGCGCTTCACCCGCGCTTCTAGTTCCTGAATACGCTGCTGTTCCTGCGTCAGCGCCTTGGAAGCAGGTGTATGCCCACCTCGTTCAGCTTGTAACTGTTTAACCCAGCGACGTAAGGCTGACTCACCCACACCGAGGGCTTGGCAGGCTTCTGGAACACTGTAGTTCTGGTCCACCACCAAACTCGCTGCCTCCAGCTTGAACTCAGGAGTAAAACTTCTTCTTTGTTTTGTCATTGAACACCTCTGTGGAGGTCATAGTACCTCCTAAAATGGTGTCCGGGA of Methylophaga marina contains these proteins:
- a CDS encoding IS3 family transposase (programmed frameshift), which gives rise to MTKQRRSFTPEFKLEAASLVVDQNYSVPEACQALGVGESALRRWVKQLQAERGGHTPASKALTQEQQRIQELEARVKRLEQEKTIFKKGYRSLDVGRARLYTLIEQLREHGKLSLLCPLFGVGLSSFYDRQKCRTQPDVKRLQLRSKVNELFTKIRGSAGSRTIVGMLRDEAIEIGRFKVRRLMSELGLICKQPGPHAYKQATVERPDIPNVLNREFEPDRANQVWCGDITYIWTGNRWHYLAAVLDLYTRRVVGWAMSARPDADLAVKALDMAYESRGKPQNVLFHSDQGSQYSSRKYRQRLWRYRITQSMSRRGNCWDNAPMERLFRSFKAEWLPRLGYSNLSEAMRDVSYYLMDYYNWQRPHQFNDGCPPAKAEDLSKSVSGIS